A genomic window from Erythrobacter sp. BLCC-B19 includes:
- a CDS encoding flagellar biosynthetic protein FliQ, whose amino-acid sequence MTEDAALLALADQTLWVTALIAGPVLIATLVVGLVVGIIQAATSVNEQTLSFIPKLAITALVFVVLGAAMMGLLADFTREIMAQVANLSA is encoded by the coding sequence ATGACCGAGGATGCCGCCCTCCTTGCGCTGGCCGATCAGACCCTGTGGGTGACCGCGCTGATCGCCGGGCCGGTGCTGATCGCGACGCTGGTGGTGGGCCTTGTGGTCGGCATCATCCAGGCCGCGACATCGGTCAACGAACAGACCCTCAGCTTCATCCCCAAGCTCGCGATCACCGCGCTGGTCTTCGTGGTGCTGGGCGCGGCGATGATGGGGCTGCTGGCGGACTTCACCCGCGAGATCATGGCGCAGGTCGCCAATTTGTCGGCATGA